Proteins encoded within one genomic window of Anaerolineae bacterium:
- a CDS encoding PrsW family intramembrane metalloprotease, translating into MDRDICSACGKPLMGTPPEAGGPRYCADCQARVDRDRGGLWWASLVGVVATAVFVAVVALLARSAQPSLQGSALLVVSVLLALVPALIWMAVFYLQDVREPEPKRMVLGVFVLAALLARAVGIPLVEGVFQVRSWLTAGVLYHILGAILIIGFTEQFLIYAAVRYSVYPTSEFDERVDGIIYGTAAGLGYASLVNVQFVVQSGGLDLTSGAIRVAVTALALASFGGLSGYFLGRCKFDDEPIWWMPAGLALAATLNGLFVYFLGEVSTTGITLQGGTHNPWPGLILGTVVAALTFAVLFYLIRRLARRAPQAVGA; encoded by the coding sequence ATGGATCGTGACATCTGCTCCGCATGCGGCAAGCCTCTGATGGGAACACCCCCCGAGGCAGGTGGGCCCCGATACTGCGCTGATTGTCAGGCGCGGGTGGATCGCGACCGCGGAGGGCTGTGGTGGGCCAGCCTGGTCGGCGTAGTGGCCACCGCGGTCTTCGTGGCGGTGGTGGCCCTCCTGGCCCGCTCGGCACAGCCAAGCCTGCAGGGATCGGCGCTGCTCGTCGTCAGCGTGCTGCTCGCGCTGGTTCCGGCGCTGATCTGGATGGCCGTCTTCTACCTGCAGGACGTCCGCGAGCCCGAGCCCAAACGTATGGTGCTAGGCGTGTTCGTCCTGGCAGCGCTACTGGCACGGGCTGTGGGCATTCCTCTGGTTGAGGGCGTGTTCCAGGTCCGCAGTTGGCTGACAGCCGGAGTCCTCTACCACATCCTCGGTGCCATCCTGATCATCGGCTTCACCGAGCAGTTCCTCATCTATGCCGCGGTCCGCTATAGCGTCTACCCCACGTCGGAGTTCGATGAGCGGGTGGATGGCATCATCTACGGGACCGCTGCCGGCCTGGGCTATGCCAGCCTGGTGAACGTCCAGTTCGTGGTCCAGAGCGGCGGACTGGACCTGACGTCCGGAGCCATTCGCGTGGCCGTGACGGCCCTTGCCCTGGCCAGCTTCGGCGGCCTCAGCGGCTACTTCCTCGGGCGCTGCAAGTTCGACGATGAGCCGATCTGGTGGATGCCGGCCGGCCTTGCCCTGGCAGCCACCCTCAACGGCCTCTTCGTCTACTTCCTCGGCGAGGTTAGCACCACGGGCATCACCCTGCAGGGAGGCACCCACAATCCCTGGCCCGGGCTCATCCTGGGCACGGTGGTGGCGGCTCTCACCTTCGCCGTCCTCTTCTACCTCATCCGGCGCCTCGCTCGCCGGGCCCCGCAAGCCGTAGGGGCATAG